CAAAGTCTACATAGAAACTTATTTTCTGTAAAGCGGTTTCTATTCCTGTAAAAGAGGACATCAGATTCCATATCATAATGGCCACAAGCAGCAGGGGTCTTCACACAATtccgtgtgtttgtgtttctctgtacAGCACCCCCCCACGAGctgacagaggaggaaaaactcCAGATCCTGCACTCCGAGGAGTTTGTGAATTTCTTCGACCACAGTACTCGCATTATTGAGCGGGCTCTATCTGAGCATGTGGACCTCTTCTTTGACTACAGTGGCCGtgacctggaggagaaggaggggtaACAATTGGACAGCTAGTGTTTTTAAAACTTGTAATTGGTTTTTgaagaagtgtttttttattgatttgtcctgctttgtttttcctcagTGAAATTCAGGCCGGAGCAAAGCTCTCGCTTAACAGGCAGTTCATGGATGAGCGTTGGTCTAAACATCGTGTTGTCACCTGCCTGGACTGGTCTCCCcaggtcattttttaaaatactctttAAACAACTCCTTCATAATTTAACCAACATTTTAAGCACCATTAAGAAATTGATTGTTAATTCTGGTcctccttgtgttttttgtgctaaAATAGAAGCAATATGAGCGTGATTGTTTCTAATTGACTGTTGAAACAACTTAGATTTGCACAGCCTTAATGCTTTATGATTACATCGCTTGAGTTTGACAGCATTTACTTTCAGCTGCAACTCCCTCAGGAAAAGTAAGTTATGTCCCATACAAATTGTCACTTAGCCGGAGGCCATAATGATTTGTTTCCTCTGGTGTCTAAGGTCATTTAATGCATGATTCTGCAATGACTTGTGACAGTGATTGAACACCAACTCTttgttcactttattttttttttttttgctcagagCAATGTTCACACCCTTGTGATTTGAAATTATGTATTTACATAGTGTAAATCTCAGATTGTAGTAATAAATGCAGTGGATTTTACTGGTTTGTTTACATCTGGATAGTGTTTCTGTcgtctgtgtttttaatatgcaCTTAGGTAGATTTAAATTTTTGGCAATCTTTGCTGAACTGCTGAGTCTGCTACTGTGTTCTTCTGAGCCCCTGCAACACTGCAGCGTTTAGTTAGAAATATCAAAAGGAATTAAAACGTCATTTAACAAAGTTAGAGGGGGAGTAGGTCAACTTAAATGAGCCATAAATCTTTTAGGAAGGGTTACTCATTCTTGAAGGCATTCACAACACCACAGAGGGCAGGCAAGGCTTTTCCACATAGAGCCTAGCCTGGGGGGCAAGTCTGCCTCCTCCTGACATTCATtcagtctgattttttttttttctgtcaccagTATCCTGAACTGCTGGTTGCCTCATATAACAACAACGAGGACGCTCCTCACGAGCCAGATGGCGTGGCTTTAGTGTGGAACATGAAGTACAAGAAAGCTACGCCGGAGTACGTCTTCCACTGTCAGGTACCAAAAACAATGTTTCTTTGCTGTTTAGCTCCCCTCCCTCTTTCTGACCTGCCATCCTCACGGGTGGCTTCTTCCACGACAAGCTTGGAACCCCATCAACCATCCCGTTTGCTCACTCTCTCACCTCCTCCTCTACTCGCAAACCCCCCTCACCCCTCCTGCCTTTATCCACATCGTGAGTTCACCATGCTGGCATCCACCTCCGCCACATCTATCCACAAACACATGTTCGTGAGGCGCCGGAGAAGACCTGTGGCGCAGGAGTTGAATGGAATCCGAGCGCTGCAGCAGGATTAAGTGTGTGGGGCAGGGCTGGTTATCATGTGCATCTAAACAAGGGCCCTGTGTTCAGGAAAGCTAGCTGGGAGACCAGTTGAGCTCCTCCACTCTGCCCAGCCTTATTATAATGCTTGCCCCGAGGCTCCTTCACCAAGACAAGTTGAGTAGAACCACATGTTGTTGCCTCCAGAGCGGATGTAGACGCAGGCGTGTTGCTCagatgaataaaactgaacagaagTGTGAATGCAGTTTTCTTTGTGCCTCCAAGTTGGCTCTGAAGGAGATTTTCCTCGTCCGTGTGCCACAGTCTTGTTAATAAACTCcgttagaaaaaaatatttattgtgaTAAATGAAGTGAGTGTGTTCAGGCCACCTACGTCATAATCCACGAATATATACTCATCCAGTTGGCCCGCCTCAGGGATATTTGCTTACACTGTTAGAACTTTGACTCAAGTTATGAAAGATGTTTGCTCATATTCTGGGAAAGCAGCAACATGTAAAGACAGATATTTAACTTTGAGATGAAGCAGAGGAAGAAAACTGCAGATTGAAGTTGATGTTTTCCATGTTATTGGAAGATTTTAAGTGCTGCTGATATTCAGCTTTGGCCTGCATATATTTGACCTGTGGTTAGTTACCTCAGTGGAAAATAGACCCAAATTATTTAGACATAGATTTATACTTCCATTCCCTTCTTTCATCATCATTACAGCAAACAAAATCATGTAAAATACCTATATTGTTGAAGTGTAAATGTAATCAGAGTACATATTCTCCAGATCAAAACAAGCCTTAGTtgagaaaatacataaatatatcaGAGGACTTAAAAATATTGAATTGTACTGacaccgttttttttttcttttttgagttGGAACTGAGTTTTGAGCATGAACATTCATAATACAGTGCTGCTTTCACAAAGATAGACTTTGATCAGACTAATAGTTGTATTTCAGATAGATGTCTGTTTTTGGAAAGGTAAATTGAGTAAACTGACATTTCTTTTCAAACTAAATAATATAACTGGCAGAGCGACCACGTCAAACAGCTCAGCTCAATCCACAGTCAACATTACGTTTTTGGAAATTACTAGAAAAGTGCAACAACGCAAAAATCGTCCAGTAATGTAAAATCTCACAGATGTGCAGTTTCGAGCTGATAAACTCTGTCAGGGCTCTATGCTGCGACTGACAACATCCtcactgctgtgttttattcTCATCACTCGCTCTGAAAACACTGTTACCCAAACCGCAAATTAGGAGCCGTGTcttcttcctttgttttggtcatttggtgtcACTGTTTGTTTCCATGGCAACTCTGGTCAGCCAGCGTCTCCGGTTGTTACCATGGAAGCGCCGATCAGCAGGTGTTACTGCATGTTGCTATGGAAACACTGGTCAGCCAGTGTTACTTattgttaccatggaaacaccGCTCAGCTGGTGTTGCTGATCATTTCTGTAGAAAGGTATCTTTATGAACGATGATGGATTGCAACCGTCTCACGCTAAGTGTCTACTTTTTTAACGTTTCCCTTCTTATACTTTTCCCTTCGTTCTGGCAGTCTGCTGTTATGTCTGCAGCCTTTGCCAAGTTCCACCCTAACGTTGTGGTGGGGGGCACATACTCGGGGCAGATTGTACTGTGGGACAACAGGAGCAACAAGAGGACCCCTGTGCAGAGGACTCCCCTGTCAGCGGCGGCGCATACGGTACAGAAAACAATCGGACACAGCGGCcttgtgtttcatttatattcatCAGAAGAGTAAAATTTCACCTTCGTCGTCTTTGCAGCACCCGGTATACTGCGTGAATGTGGTTGGGACCCAGAACGCCCACAATCTGATTAGCatctccactgatggaaagatgTGCTCCTGGAGTCTGGACATGCTCTCTCAGCCACAGGTagcacatatatacatacaaatcCAGCTGTATACGTGTGAATATGTGTGTCCTCGGAGCAATATTTCTGAATTACCtaaacaactttggattttAGTGTTAACCGTAAATTTAAATTGCTGTGttaataatacattaaatttTAAAGAGGAGAGGTTATTTTTTATAGTTGGTCTTCCTGTCTTGTTACTTTCACGTTGCGCACGTTTCCTGTCCCTCGCATTCATGCTAAATGTCAGACATTTTGGCTGGACTCCGCACTTTTCGCATTCCAGTTTGGTATTTCCTCCGACTTTACCcttattttttctgcagctcatttttcactttgaagGAAATTATTTTTGCTAGCTGTGTCATTTCAGCCGCGCTGCCAAGACCTCAATgtcaaactttcattttttataaaGTGCTAGTTGAATTTAGATTATGCATTAATAAACTGTCGGGTGATTTTTATAGGTTGTGCTTGGCAGCGTGTGTGTTAACATAAAGCCTGAGCGGGGAGCTTGTTATGGATGTTGTTCCATGTTCCCTCCCCTCCACAGGACAGCATGGAGCTGGTGTTCAAGCAGTCCAAAGCCGTAGCTGTCACCTCCATGTCTTTCCCTCTCGGAGATGTCAACAATTTTGTGGTGGGCAGCGAGGACGGCTCTGTCTACATGTCGTGTCGTCATGGAAGGTGCGTCTGTACGAAACCACAGTCCCCAGCGTCCCTCCCGAACACCAACAGGAAACTGAGACGACTTGTTAGGCCCACCTAGGACCGagtgtcaaataaatgtagccCACTCACTTCCCAGTGCAGCACAAATCCAACACTTGATCTCCTGCTGTTTGAGGTTTCACTCCTGCCCAGtcatcctgtttttcttttccgcTTGTCAGTTGTGTTTGTAAAGGTCGTTCAACATAAACAGGGCACACATGCAGGGGAAACAAATCATTTTTTCcctgttctcttttttttcttcagtacgTTTCTTTGGGTGAGAGAGTTTGTTTACAGTCAGTCGTCCCAGGGAGAATTAAAAGTGCAGTTCATCCCACAATGTTCTCATTTAAGAGACTGGGGCTCTTCTCATGGTGGATGGTCCTCAGCAGAGAAATGTGGCTTAAATCAGAGCAGCCAGTGAATAGCGTGTCAGCCCTGCACTAAATGTCCTGTAGTATGCCCAGAGACCACAGAGAGGGGATAGCTGCTAGGTTTTGCACAGCAGAATCACCTCTGTAATTGGGGGAATAATTTTCCACCTCATTTACAATGGTATGATACTCTCATCGCAGTTAATAATGCATAAGCATCACTCATGCTGAGTATTTACCTCTCTACGTTAATTATCTGAGCCTCAGTTGGGTAACAGCTCTGCAACATGTGGTTGAAGGGATGCAGGCACTTTTGCCACCCTGCTGGTAATTACATGATATAAGTAAATGATTACTGTGAATACGTCCAGCAGAGGTCCATCTGCGCCTGTTGCTTTCTTTCATGCTTAATATAACACCTAAATGGTTAGAAACACACCGCTAACTGTTAACCCTTTGAAATTTTGGTGATAGTTTCTGCAGGGCACAGAAATGCATATTCaaatatttcagctgaaggTCATTTCTGCACATCtgctactttttaaaattaaatatgtcGCGCTGTCATCTTTAATCTGTCAGCATGCTCGCTCTGACTCCCATCTTCATCCGTGTGCTCCACAGCAAAGCGGGCATTAGCGAGATGTTTGAGGGCCACCACGGCCCCATCACAGGGATCCACTGCCACACAGCTGCAGGGCCGCTGGATTTCTCCAACCTGTTTGTTACCTCTTCTTTTGACTGGACTGTCAAGCTGTGGACCACCAAGGTATGACTGAGATGCAGAGAGCATTCGAAAGGTCAGAGAAAACCTCTGGATTCATTTAGTTGATAGGAAAGAGACATCTGTGTGTCGGAAAAAGTCTCCGCCTGCTGTGAGTTTTGTGTTTCTATGAGGTCTAATAAAATCCAGTTATGGTTAATTTTCAGCTGTAATATAGCTCAGGGGAATAATGATTCTTTTTATGATGAATTTAAAGCAACATACTTCTTTTAAAGAGGTATTGATTGGATTTGAAGGCAGATGTCCAGACTCCCACAGCAGTAGCAATAGTAGATCCTGTTTAGTCAAAAGAATTAATTTGCTGCCTCTACTTTACCAAGTATAAGAGGCTACAACGATAACAAGCTCACTTAGG
This DNA window, taken from Amphiprion ocellaris isolate individual 3 ecotype Okinawa chromosome 11, ASM2253959v1, whole genome shotgun sequence, encodes the following:
- the dync1i2a gene encoding dynein, cytoplasmic 1, intermediate chain 2a isoform X3, translated to MSDKSELKAELERKKQRLAQIREEKRRKEEERKKTADQQKEIVIHKDDSDLEKKRREAEALLESVGITTDVAVVPPPMSPTAKSAGTPSEAGSQDSDGAVGPRRGTPKLGMAKVTQVDFPPRETVSYTKETQTPVMTQSKEEEEEEEEIAPAQPVVETQTEKLDQKEEEEAPPHELTEEEKLQILHSEEFVNFFDHSTRIIERALSEHVDLFFDYSGRDLEEKEGEIQAGAKLSLNRQFMDERWSKHRVVTCLDWSPQYPELLVASYNNNEDAPHEPDGVALVWNMKYKKATPEYVFHCQSAVMSAAFAKFHPNVVVGGTYSGQIVLWDNRSNKRTPVQRTPLSAAAHTHPVYCVNVVGTQNAHNLISISTDGKMCSWSLDMLSQPQDSMELVFKQSKAVAVTSMSFPLGDVNNFVVGSEDGSVYMSCRHGSKAGISEMFEGHHGPITGIHCHTAAGPLDFSNLFVTSSFDWTVKLWTTKNNKPLYSFEDNSDYVYDVMWSPTHPALFACVDGVGHLDLWNLNNDTEVPTASVTVDGNPALNRVRWAHSGKEIAVGDSDGRVLVYDVGEQIAVPRNDEWTRFVRTLAEINENRDDAEELAAQRLAA